Proteins encoded in a region of the Haloplanus natans DSM 17983 genome:
- a CDS encoding metallophosphoesterase family protein: MAADDVETLRLLCMGDNHGDVDSLERVVDGTEDEEFDFVIHVGDITNAWFDGVDEGREQLDAVTPYFKTLHERGELLYIWGNRDGAIGPEQPFQDYHLPGTFIPEDDSITVAGETFTQNPELVEDETILVNHYWHPELLEHFAGKAYFSGHIHTGRYKNKALNTAFLYRTADHGADALLGAYFVVEIAPDGTWEVDFRNIGQVRKGICPKHQALGVQFVPDYWRNDCQFCYDEEEFYSEVVRTVLYGLGTIQEEAETDEVVESAASTFGATPSSFESKLREFLEERTADHS; encoded by the coding sequence ATGGCGGCTGACGATGTTGAGACGCTCCGACTTCTCTGTATGGGAGACAACCACGGGGACGTTGACTCTCTGGAACGGGTCGTCGACGGAACTGAAGACGAAGAATTCGACTTCGTAATTCACGTCGGCGATATTACGAATGCGTGGTTCGATGGCGTCGACGAAGGTCGGGAACAGCTCGATGCGGTCACGCCGTATTTCAAGACGCTCCACGAGCGGGGAGAGCTCCTCTACATCTGGGGGAATCGGGACGGGGCAATCGGTCCAGAACAGCCGTTCCAAGACTACCACCTTCCAGGGACGTTCATCCCCGAAGATGACAGTATCACCGTTGCTGGAGAGACGTTCACGCAAAATCCCGAGCTAGTCGAAGACGAGACAATCCTCGTGAATCACTACTGGCACCCCGAACTGCTGGAACACTTCGCGGGGAAGGCATACTTCTCTGGTCATATACACACCGGTCGCTACAAGAACAAGGCTCTCAATACCGCATTCCTCTACCGAACGGCAGACCATGGTGCAGACGCGCTTCTCGGCGCGTACTTCGTCGTTGAGATCGCCCCTGACGGAACGTGGGAGGTCGATTTCCGAAACATCGGGCAGGTTCGCAAAGGAATCTGTCCCAAACACCAGGCGCTCGGTGTGCAGTTCGTCCCCGACTACTGGCGAAACGACTGTCAATTCTGCTACGACGAAGAGGAATTCTACAGTGAGGTCGTCCGCACAGTGCTCTACGGACTGGGAACGATACAAGAGGAAGCCGAGACTGATGAAGTGGTCGAATCTGCAGCGTCAACGTTCGGGGCTACTCCATCGTCGTTCGAATCGAAACTGCGAGAGTTTCTCGAAGAGCGGACAGCGGATCACTCATAG
- a CDS encoding PIN domain-containing protein: MTDGAEIPETIVFDAEPLIAYFCNEPGSDTVETYVDAVEGAADGYISAINLAEVHYIVRAIDGEERADAVVDVLEESGIRRVDTEQTWASAADFKFRYSPALGDAFALGTAAHVDGMLLVGADDDYDDVTDVPITRFRTEPA; encoded by the coding sequence ATGACGGACGGGGCAGAGATTCCCGAAACGATCGTCTTCGACGCCGAACCACTCATCGCCTATTTCTGCAACGAACCGGGGAGCGACACCGTCGAAACGTACGTTGACGCCGTTGAAGGCGCAGCAGACGGCTACATCTCGGCGATCAATCTCGCCGAGGTCCACTACATCGTCCGGGCGATTGACGGCGAGGAGCGCGCTGATGCTGTCGTCGACGTCCTCGAGGAAAGCGGCATCCGTCGCGTCGACACCGAACAGACCTGGGCGTCAGCAGCCGACTTCAAATTCCGCTACTCTCCGGCGCTTGGCGATGCTTTTGCGCTCGGGACCGCAGCGCACGTCGACGGGATGCTCCTGGTCGGTGCGGACGACGACTACGACGACGTCACCGACGTCCCAATCACTCGGTTCCGGACCGAACCGGCATAG
- a CDS encoding AbrB/MazE/SpoVT family DNA-binding domain-containing protein encodes MSKTESEKVVSVSSRGQATIPKEFREELGIDTPGRVKFIRTEEGEIVVRPIHSVTDLRGVLEGKTDEQGRSATERLRKERAADKASEEELRQRYAGDDEADA; translated from the coding sequence ATGAGTAAGACAGAGTCTGAAAAAGTGGTGTCTGTATCCTCACGCGGGCAAGCCACCATCCCGAAGGAGTTCCGCGAGGAGTTGGGTATCGACACGCCCGGCCGTGTGAAGTTCATTCGGACCGAAGAGGGTGAGATCGTCGTTCGCCCCATCCACTCGGTTACAGACCTGCGTGGGGTTCTGGAAGGGAAAACCGACGAGCAGGGGCGCTCGGCAACCGAACGCCTACGGAAGGAACGTGCAGCGGACAAAGCCAGTGAAGAGGAGTTGCGGCAGCGCTACGCTGGTGACGACGAGGCTGACGCATGA